CATATACCAATGGTGACGAGATGTAGTGCGAGAAAGCACATACCAAGGCCACCACACACTACCCGTCCAAAAAGGCCTCCGATATGGAATAATCCTATTCATCACTTCAGAAGTCTTTTTCTTCGCCGGATTCTTCTGAGCATTCTACCACTCCAGCCTAGCCCCCACCCCTCAACTTGGAGGACACTGACCCCCAACAGGCATTATCCCCCTCAACCCCCTAGAAGTCCCACTCCTAAACACATCCGTACTACTCGCATCAGGAGTCTCAATTACCTGAGCCCATCACAGCCTGATGGAAAATAATCGAACCCAAATAATTCAAGCACTACTCATCACAATCTTACTAGGCATCTACTTCACTCTCCTTCAGGCTTCAGAATACATTGAAGCTCCTTTCACCATCTCTGACGGCATCTACGGCTCAACATTCTTCATAGCCACGGGATTCCACGGCCTCCACGTCATTATCGGATCAACTTTCCTCACTGTATGCCTAGCCCGCCAGCTATTATTCCACTTCACATCCAAACATCACTTTGGCTTTGAGGCCGCCGCCTGATACTGGCACTTTGTAGACGTAGTCTGACTGTTTCTGTACGTCTCCATCTACTGATGAGGTTCCTACTCTTTTAGTATAAACAGTACCGTTAACTTCCAATTAACTAGTTTTGACAACGCCCAAAAAAGAGTAATTAACTTCGTCCTAGCTCTAACAGTCAACACCCTCCTAGCCCTGCTACTAATAACCATCACATTCTGACTACCACAACTCTACCCCTACATAGAAAAATCCGACCCATACGAATGTGGATTTGACCCCGCATACCCCGCTCGCATTCCTTTCTCCATAAAATTTTTCTTAGTAGCCATCACCTTCCTACTATTCGACCTAGAAATCGCCCTGCTACTACCCCTGCCATGGGCCCTACAAACAACCAACTTACCACTAATAACTACATCATCACTTATATTAATTATCATCCTAGCCCTAGGCCTAACTTACGAATGATCACAAAAAGGATTAGACTGAGCCGAATTGGTAAATAGTTTAAACAAAACAAATGATTTCGACTCATTAAATTATGACAGCCATATTTACCAAATGCCCCTTATCTACATAAATATCACACTAGCATTCACCATATCACTCCTAGGCATACTAGTCTACCGCTCACACCTAATATCTTCTCTACTATGTCTAGAAGGAATAATATTATCATTGTTCATTATAATTACTCTCATAACCCTCAACACCCACTCTCTCCTAGCTAACATCATACCCATCACCATGCTAGTCTTCGCTGCCTGCGAAGCAGCAGTAGGCCTCGCCCTACTAGCCTCAATCTCCAATACATACGGCCTAGACTACGTCAACAACCTAAACCTACTTCAATGCTAAAACTAATTATCCCAACAATCATACTGCTGCCCCTAACATGACTCTCCAAAACGCACATAATCTGAATCAACACCACCACCCACAGCCTAATCATCAGCTCCATCCCCCTACTATTCCTCAATCAAACCAACAGCAACCTGTACAGCTACTCCCTTCTTTTC
The genomic region above belongs to Pongo abelii mitochondrion, complete genome and contains:
- the COX3 gene encoding cytochrome c oxidase subunit III (TAA stop codon is completed by the addition of 3' A residues to the mRNA), with amino-acid sequence MAHQSHAYHMVKPSPWPLTGALSALLTTSGLTMWFHFHSTTLLLTGLLTNALTMYQWWRDVVRESTYQGHHTLPVQKGLRYGMILFITSEVFFFAGFFWAFYHSSLAPTPQLGGHWPPTGIIPLNPLEVPLLNTSVLLASGVSITWAHHSLMENNRTQMIQALLITILLGIYFTLLQASEYIEAPFTISDGIYGSTFFMATGFHGLHVIIGSTFLTVCLARQLLFHFTSKHHFGFEAAAWYWHFVDVVWLFLYVSIYWWGS
- the ND3 gene encoding NADH dehydrogenase subunit 3 (TAA stop codon is completed by the addition of 3' A residues to the mRNA) yields the protein MNFVLALTVNTLLALLLMTITFWLPQLYPYMEKSDPYECGFDPAYPARIPFSMKFFLVAITFLLFDLEIALLLPLPWALQTTNLPLMTTSSLMLIIILALGLTYEWSQKGLDWAE
- the ND4L gene encoding NADH dehydrogenase subunit 4L, which codes for MPLIYMNITLAFTMSLLGMLVYRSHLMSSLLCLEGMMLSLFIMITLMTLNTHSLLANIMPITMLVFAACEAAVGLALLASISNTYGLDYVNNLNLLQC